A genomic window from Astatotilapia calliptera chromosome 12, fAstCal1.2, whole genome shotgun sequence includes:
- the dpp7 gene encoding dipeptidyl peptidase 2, with product MTCDAGVVGNLKTKGLSGQLYCDVILVTSVDMRFILSSVALVLCVDVLHSLPHTYLQSRQHHDADPRFTEKFFTQTLDHFNFNSMGNGTFNQRYLITDQYWEKGFGPIFFYTGNEGDIWEFALNSGFITELAAQQRALVIFAEHRYYGKSLPFEKDSFNIPQISLLTVEQALADYAIMITELKQQLGATDCPAIVFGGSYGGMLSVYMRLKYPNIVAGALAASAPILSTAGLGDSRQFFRDVASDFESVSSDCTDAVRGAFHQLKELAESQEYRHIQSAFALCKPLSSAQDIHQLNGFLRNAFTLMAMLDYPYSTHFMGNMPANPVKVACETMLGGSDLLGNLRDTAAIVYNATGILPCFDLYSLYLECADPTGCGLGFDSLAWDYQACTEIELCYESNNVTDMFPPMPFTEEDRRLYCSKRWGVVPRPGWLNIQFWGDALSTASNIIFSNGDLDPWANGGVRTSLSDSLIALNISGGAHHLDLRGSNEADPVSVISARKTEADLIAHWVKMERTRLQKFV from the exons ATGACGTGCGACGCAGGCGTAGTCGggaatttaaaaactaaaggaCTTTCTGGCCAGTTGTACTGTGACGTGATTTTGGTGACATCCGTGGACATGAGATTCATTTTGTCCTCCGTGGCGCTCGTCTTGTGTGTTGACGTGCTGCACAGTCTGCCGCACACGTATTTGCAG TCACGACAGCATCATGACGCAGATCCACGGTTCACAGAGAAGTTTTTCACTCAGACTCTGGATCACTTCAACTTCAACAGTATGGGAAATGGGACATTTAATCAGCGCTACCTGATCACAG ATCAGTACTGGGAAAAAGGCTTTGGACCCATCTTCTTCTACACTGGCAATGAAGGAGACATCTGGGAATTTGCCCTGAATTCTGGATTCATCACAGAGCTGGCTGCACAGCAGAGGGCGCTGGTCATATTTGCTGAGCAT AGGTACTACGGCAAATCGCTACCATTTGAGAAAGACTCCTTCAACATACCTCAGATCAGCCTGCTGACGGTGGAGCAAGCCCTGGCTGACTACGCCATCATGATCACTGAGCTGAAACAGCAGCTGGGAGCCACAGACTGTCCAGCCATCGTGTTCGGTGGCAG TTATGGTGGGATGTTGTCAGTTTATATGAGACTCAAATATCCAAACATAGTGGCTGGAGCTCTGGCCGCCAGCGCCCCCATCCTGTCCACTGCTGGCCTGGGAGACTCCAGGCAGTTTTTCCGAGATGTTGCGAGT GACTTTGAGAGTGTTTCCTCTGACTGCACAGATGCTGTGAGAGGAGCTTTTCATCAGCTGAAAGAACTGGCTGAATCGCAGG AGTATCGTCACATTCAATCAGCGTTTGCCCTGTGCAAGCCTCTATCATCTGCCCAGGACATCCACCAGCTGAATGGTTTTCTAAGGAATGCCTTCACCCTGATGGCCATGCTGGACTACCCTTACAGTACTCACTTCATGGGGAACATGCCTGCCAATCCTGTCAAG GTAGCCTGTGAAACCATGCTGGGAGGATCGGACCTGCTGGGTAACCTCAGAGACACTGCAG CGATCGTATACAACGCCACCGGGATTCTGCCCTGTTTTGACCTGTACAGCCTGTATTTGGAGTGTGCTGATCCCACTGGGTGTGGGCTGGGCTTCGACAGCCTGGCCTGGGACTACCAG GCATGCACGGAGATCGAGCTATGTTACGAGAGCAACAATGTGACGGACATGTTTCCTCCGATGCCTTTCACTGAGGAAGACCGCAGGCTGTACTGCTCCAAACGCTGGGGTGTGGTTCCACGACCGGGTTGGCTCAATATCCAGTTTTGGGGTGACG CTCTCTCCACAGCCAGCAACATTATTTTCTCCAATGGAGACCTGGACCCATGGGCCAACGGAGGG GTGCGCACATCCCTGAGTGACTCACTGATAGCACTCAACATATCTGGAGGAGCCCATCATCTGGACCTGAG GGGTTCTAATGAGGCTGATCCAGTGTCAGTGATTAGTGCCAGGAAGACAGAAGCAGACCTGATTGCACATTGGGTGAAGATGGAGAGGACCAGATTACAAAAGTTTGTTTGA